A genomic segment from Thermococcus sp. encodes:
- a CDS encoding DUF364 domain-containing protein, which translates to MLLTHIKTKALRFVEGLNLVDFSFALPYTWVLVEGSEGKALGVAMTLPEEIQRYTNSINKPSLRAFIERADSLNVIERTLGLAAINAVSQYHIDLSTAEWADVLDLLPENAGKIALIGNMPPLAKALHEKGAETFVFERNAKLWNRDTYSDALEYHLLPEMDAVIASASCLVNGTIDMLLDRARKARLFVLTGPTGQLLPEFLRGTKVTHLAAMKVIDTEKALLGLKLGSFRGFEEGNRKYVAKVR; encoded by the coding sequence ATGTTATTAACCCACATCAAAACGAAAGCTCTCAGGTTCGTAGAGGGCCTCAACCTAGTAGATTTCAGCTTTGCCCTGCCTTACACGTGGGTTCTGGTCGAAGGCTCCGAGGGAAAAGCCCTCGGCGTCGCGATGACCCTACCCGAGGAGATTCAGCGCTACACGAACTCGATAAACAAACCCTCGCTCAGGGCCTTCATCGAGAGGGCCGACAGCCTGAACGTCATCGAGCGGACACTCGGATTAGCGGCAATCAACGCGGTGTCGCAGTACCACATAGACCTGAGCACTGCCGAATGGGCCGATGTTCTTGACCTGTTGCCCGAGAACGCCGGGAAAATAGCGCTCATAGGCAACATGCCACCACTGGCAAAGGCACTGCACGAGAAAGGCGCTGAAACCTTTGTCTTTGAGAGGAACGCCAAGCTCTGGAACAGGGACACCTACAGCGATGCACTGGAGTACCACCTCCTACCGGAGATGGACGCGGTGATAGCAAGTGCGAGCTGTCTCGTGAACGGAACGATAGACATGCTCCTCGACAGAGCGAGAAAGGCCAGACTCTTCGTCCTCACGGGGCCAACGGGTCAGCTTCTCCCGGAGTTCCTGAGGGGGACGAAGGTTACTCACCTGGCCGCGATGAAGGTAATTGACACCGAAAAGGCCCTGCTCGGCCTCAAGCTCGGCTCCTTCAGGGGCTTCGAGGAAGGAAACAGGAAGTACGTGGCAAAAGTGAGATAA
- the modA gene encoding molybdate ABC transporter substrate-binding protein, whose translation MKSTKALFLMAVLIGAVIGAGCLGSTNASTPTKGKSFEGQTLTVCSGAGMIKPMNKLIKMFENETGAKVAVQYGGSSDIFGVLQTTCGCDVFIPGAWYYMEQAMKNGYILNGTVANLTYHIPVIAVPAGNPKGIHSLKDLTKPGVRVVLGDPKACAIGKVTKKILEKNGLWDKVKPNVVTFAPTVNQLLIYITTGQADAAIIWEDMVTWAQSKGKIEVVQIPPNENLIKTIPTAVTTCAKKDGHLKVAEAFNAFIANHTEVWEKWGFKPWKG comes from the coding sequence ATGAAAAGCACGAAAGCCCTTTTCCTTATGGCAGTCCTCATTGGAGCCGTCATCGGCGCCGGCTGCCTCGGCTCAACCAACGCCTCAACGCCAACGAAGGGAAAATCCTTTGAGGGTCAGACACTCACCGTCTGCTCTGGAGCAGGTATGATAAAGCCAATGAACAAACTGATAAAGATGTTTGAAAACGAGACCGGGGCAAAGGTTGCAGTGCAGTACGGCGGAAGCAGTGACATCTTTGGAGTCCTTCAAACTACCTGCGGCTGTGACGTCTTCATCCCCGGAGCCTGGTACTACATGGAGCAGGCCATGAAAAATGGCTATATCCTCAACGGCACGGTGGCCAACCTCACATACCACATCCCAGTGATAGCGGTTCCAGCGGGCAACCCGAAGGGAATTCATTCCCTCAAGGACCTCACTAAGCCGGGCGTTAGAGTTGTCCTAGGTGATCCAAAGGCCTGTGCCATCGGTAAGGTGACCAAGAAGATACTTGAAAAGAACGGTCTCTGGGATAAGGTGAAGCCGAACGTCGTTACCTTCGCCCCCACTGTAAACCAGCTTTTGATTTACATCACGACAGGGCAAGCGGACGCGGCGATAATCTGGGAGGATATGGTGACTTGGGCGCAGTCGAAGGGCAAAATCGAAGTTGTCCAGATACCACCAAATGAAAACCTCATAAAGACCATTCCGACCGCCGTGACAACCTGCGCCAAGAAGGACGGACATTTAAAGGTCGCGGAGGCCTTCAACGCATTCATAGCCAACCACACCGAAGTATGGGAGAAGTGGGGGTTTAAGCCATGGAAGGGCTGA
- a CDS encoding ABC transporter permease gives MEGLRFRNLSVLLALIFTLFLFTAIATLFFVPRPSEILKALKSEEMIYSLKLSLITASLSTLLVILIGIPIGYALSRFRFPGKSAVKSILDLPMAFPELVLGLALLLLFGNTAFGKLLSDFGIKVVFTKLGIVVAQFFTAFPYAVRVIHTTFEGISPRYELVARSLGYTEFETFRKVTLPMAKGGLLASTIITFARSMGAFGAVLILAGGSYMNTEILPVTLYLNISYGNIGMAITSGIVLVVVSFLAILLFERLEDEEYGAVRG, from the coding sequence ATGGAAGGGCTGAGATTCAGAAACCTCTCGGTCCTCCTTGCTTTAATCTTCACCCTTTTCCTTTTCACGGCGATAGCGACACTCTTCTTCGTGCCAAGGCCTTCTGAAATACTCAAGGCGCTTAAATCGGAGGAGATGATCTACTCCCTCAAGCTGTCGCTTATAACGGCCTCGCTCTCCACCCTCCTCGTAATTCTCATTGGAATTCCAATAGGTTATGCCCTCTCGCGTTTCAGATTTCCTGGTAAGAGCGCCGTGAAATCAATTCTTGACCTGCCGATGGCCTTCCCAGAGCTCGTTCTTGGTTTAGCTCTGCTCCTTCTATTTGGCAATACAGCCTTTGGTAAGCTCCTGAGTGACTTTGGGATCAAAGTTGTCTTCACAAAACTTGGGATAGTTGTGGCGCAGTTCTTCACGGCCTTTCCCTATGCGGTTAGGGTTATCCACACCACATTTGAAGGGATAAGCCCCCGCTACGAGCTGGTGGCGAGAAGCTTGGGCTACACAGAGTTTGAGACCTTCAGGAAGGTGACGCTCCCCATGGCAAAGGGGGGCCTCCTCGCCTCGACGATAATTACCTTTGCACGCTCCATGGGTGCCTTTGGTGCCGTCCTAATCCTTGCCGGGGGGAGCTACATGAACACGGAAATACTACCTGTAACGCTCTATCTGAACATTTCCTACGGCAACATCGGGATGGCAATAACGAGCGGCATAGTGCTTGTCGTTGTCTCGTTCCTAGCCATATTGCTCTTTGAGAGACTGGAGGATGAAGAGTATGGCGCTGTTAGAGGTTGA
- a CDS encoding ATP-binding cassette domain-containing protein: MALLEVENLSIDLGEFHLRDINLIVEKGDYLTVIGPTGAGKSILLEAIAGFYPLKSGRITLNSRDVTNLPPEKRGISIVYQDFVLFPHLSVFDNIAFGLRKMKRDENKVRGEVEHIARELHIDHLLHRKPGTLSGGEQQRVAIARALVVRPKVLLMDEPFSALDEKTRERLRKLVKSVIAEYDTTVIHVTHDFEDVFALATRVVVMKDGRLVQVGTPDEVFSRPKVDFVAGFVGTNVLKGEVIGKDGSLTLISVGGVVLKTADEAKGKAVLSLRPESVLLARDTGLCSAQNVIRVRVGRIERRGHVLWVHLDGKIKLKAVITPNAAEILGVKEGEELYAMFKASALKVIA, translated from the coding sequence ATGGCGCTGTTAGAGGTTGAGAACCTTAGCATAGACCTAGGTGAGTTTCACCTGAGGGACATAAATCTGATCGTGGAGAAGGGTGACTACCTGACAGTTATCGGGCCGACCGGTGCGGGAAAGTCCATCCTCCTTGAGGCAATAGCCGGCTTTTATCCCCTTAAATCCGGTAGGATAACCTTAAACAGCAGGGACGTGACGAACCTGCCCCCGGAAAAACGCGGCATCTCAATAGTCTACCAAGACTTCGTCCTCTTTCCACATCTGAGCGTTTTTGACAACATCGCCTTCGGCCTCAGGAAGATGAAGAGGGACGAGAATAAGGTAAGGGGGGAGGTTGAGCACATAGCGAGAGAACTCCACATAGATCACCTTCTCCACAGAAAACCGGGAACGCTGAGCGGCGGGGAACAGCAGAGGGTTGCGATAGCAAGGGCACTCGTTGTTAGGCCGAAGGTCCTCCTCATGGACGAGCCGTTCTCAGCCCTGGACGAGAAGACGAGGGAAAGGCTCAGGAAGCTTGTGAAGAGCGTCATAGCCGAGTATGACACAACGGTGATCCACGTCACCCACGACTTCGAGGACGTTTTCGCTTTGGCGACTAGGGTAGTTGTCATGAAGGATGGAAGGCTCGTTCAAGTGGGAACACCGGATGAGGTTTTTTCAAGACCAAAGGTTGATTTTGTGGCAGGCTTCGTCGGAACGAACGTTCTGAAGGGAGAAGTCATCGGAAAGGATGGCTCCCTAACGCTCATTAGCGTCGGAGGGGTTGTTTTGAAGACTGCAGATGAAGCCAAAGGGAAGGCTGTCCTCTCTCTTAGGCCTGAGAGTGTACTTCTAGCAAGGGATACTGGTCTCTGCTCGGCCCAGAACGTCATCAGGGTCAGGGTTGGGAGAATCGAACGGAGGGGTCATGTGCTCTGGGTTCATCTCGATGGAAAGATAAAGCTCAAAGCCGTTATAACCCCCAACGCGGCAGAAATCTTGGGGGTCAAAGAGGGTGAGGAACTCTATGCTATGTTTAAAGCATCGGCTCTGAAGGTGATAGCATGA
- the feoB gene encoding ferrous iron transport protein B, with the protein MKKVLLVGQPNVGKSSLLNALTGAKVMISNYPGTTVDMSSGKAVINGEEFLFIDTPGAYSLSPSSEEEKVTDRIILEEDYDFVVQVVDATSLERSLIMTLQLAELGVPMVLALNFWEEAEEKGIFINMPLLEKLLGVPVIRINPVKGKLGELEKCLREARKPSYTFTYDDHIEMAISEVLKELHYDGRLSKKGIAVKLLENDPVAVELFGFPGLEDIRAEFRREHPSIERDIIVTRAGYASFLARQVERISARGFRLSWLDELIINNTLAGMLFTLAVFAGIFASLLYIGGWFQNFLENYFNFFLSSIQPWLQGQSYFVQLLVENALIGLAAGISVAVPYIGIFYIILALLEDSGILSRFVVVLDKLMGKLGLPGKSVIPIMLGFGCSVPAIRATRVLPNFRDRLKVAILYMTVPCSSRSGIIFGIVGHYAGAVYAIGIYIAAFFVFVVTARLLNVVIPREEHFLIEELPPYRKPMMRNMLVKAWVRMEDFVYIVIPLLIVGGMLYGLVAYYNLVDPVVKPFSFLTVDWLHIPAKTIIPLIYGFLQKDLVPAMLANALGTTDFSAVMSNFQLFTFGLASTFQIPCIIAFSMLAKEFGLRRAAIIEITAFAYGMLWAGIIARLVGGFRLTFSFYPRR; encoded by the coding sequence ATGAAGAAGGTTCTCCTGGTCGGCCAGCCTAACGTTGGAAAGTCCAGTCTTCTCAATGCCCTCACAGGGGCAAAGGTGATGATATCCAACTATCCTGGGACAACGGTTGACATGAGCAGTGGAAAAGCCGTGATAAACGGCGAGGAATTCCTGTTCATCGATACGCCCGGGGCTTACAGCCTCTCCCCATCGAGTGAGGAGGAAAAGGTGACTGATAGGATAATCCTTGAGGAAGATTATGACTTTGTGGTTCAGGTTGTTGATGCCACTTCCCTTGAGAGAAGTCTGATAATGACGCTCCAGCTGGCTGAACTGGGCGTCCCAATGGTTTTGGCCCTGAACTTCTGGGAGGAGGCTGAGGAGAAGGGCATCTTCATCAACATGCCACTCCTTGAGAAGCTCCTAGGTGTTCCGGTGATCAGGATAAACCCCGTGAAGGGAAAGCTTGGGGAGCTGGAGAAATGCCTTAGAGAGGCGAGGAAACCGTCCTACACTTTCACTTATGATGATCATATAGAGATGGCGATTTCCGAGGTTCTGAAAGAACTCCACTATGACGGAAGGCTTTCCAAAAAGGGGATAGCGGTTAAACTCCTTGAAAACGACCCGGTGGCCGTTGAACTCTTCGGCTTCCCGGGGCTTGAGGATATAAGAGCGGAGTTCAGGAGGGAGCATCCAAGCATCGAGAGGGATATAATAGTAACCAGGGCCGGTTACGCTTCCTTCCTCGCGAGACAGGTGGAGAGGATAAGCGCTAGAGGCTTCCGTCTGAGTTGGCTGGACGAGCTGATAATAAACAATACCTTGGCTGGAATGCTCTTTACCTTGGCCGTTTTCGCCGGAATCTTTGCATCTTTGCTCTACATAGGTGGCTGGTTTCAGAACTTTCTTGAGAACTACTTCAATTTCTTCCTTAGTAGCATCCAGCCGTGGCTTCAAGGTCAGAGCTACTTCGTCCAGTTGCTTGTGGAGAATGCCCTAATCGGTTTGGCGGCGGGGATCAGCGTTGCCGTTCCTTACATTGGGATATTTTACATCATCCTCGCTCTGCTCGAAGACAGTGGAATTCTATCGAGGTTCGTGGTGGTCCTCGATAAGCTCATGGGGAAGCTCGGCCTCCCCGGAAAGTCGGTGATACCAATAATGCTCGGGTTCGGCTGTAGTGTTCCGGCAATAAGGGCCACCCGCGTGTTGCCTAACTTTAGGGACAGGCTTAAGGTGGCAATACTCTACATGACCGTTCCCTGTTCCTCAAGGAGTGGTATAATCTTCGGTATCGTTGGGCACTACGCTGGGGCGGTTTACGCCATAGGGATTTACATAGCGGCGTTCTTCGTTTTTGTCGTCACGGCAAGGCTCCTCAACGTGGTAATTCCCAGGGAGGAGCACTTCCTTATAGAAGAACTGCCGCCCTACAGGAAGCCCATGATGAGGAACATGCTCGTCAAGGCCTGGGTCAGGATGGAGGACTTCGTTTACATAGTCATTCCCCTGCTCATCGTCGGTGGGATGCTCTACGGCCTGGTTGCCTACTACAATCTTGTGGACCCAGTAGTGAAACCCTTCAGCTTCCTGACCGTTGACTGGCTCCATATCCCAGCGAAAACGATAATTCCACTGATATACGGCTTCCTCCAGAAGGACTTGGTTCCGGCGATGCTGGCAAACGCCCTCGGAACCACCGACTTCTCCGCGGTTATGAGCAACTTCCAGCTCTTCACCTTTGGCCTGGCATCAACCTTCCAGATTCCGTGCATCATAGCCTTTTCGATGCTGGCCAAAGAGTTCGGGTTGAGGAGGGCAGCAATAATTGAAATCACCGCCTTCGCCTATGGAATGCTCTGGGCCGGAATAATCGCGAGGCTGGTGGGGGGTTTTCGTTTAACTTTTTCTTTCTATCCTCGTCGTTAA
- a CDS encoding FeoA domain-containing protein yields MGWKKVLMEDILRLAREKGSPPSFGDVMEDSKVTREEVEEAVRELERKNLARREGERIVLTEEGEKAAEVIYDYHRTVEQFFGHKVAHSFEHMGDRVGYIEKAGNSIPISTFKPNEEGVLVSMELENPKAIARLMGVDLIPGTRFRVIKIGRDLLVLDVSGRLVMVDGRVAGKLRGMKAYEEGSPGRPA; encoded by the coding sequence ATGGGCTGGAAGAAGGTACTAATGGAGGACATCCTCCGCTTGGCTAGGGAGAAGGGTTCGCCGCCGAGCTTTGGAGATGTGATGGAGGACAGTAAAGTTACAAGGGAAGAGGTTGAGGAAGCGGTTAGGGAGCTTGAGCGGAAGAACCTTGCTAGGCGCGAGGGCGAGAGGATAGTCCTCACAGAGGAAGGAGAGAAGGCCGCTGAAGTTATCTACGACTATCACAGAACCGTCGAGCAATTCTTTGGCCATAAAGTTGCCCACTCCTTTGAGCACATGGGCGACAGGGTCGGTTACATCGAGAAGGCTGGAAATTCAATCCCGATAAGTACTTTCAAGCCCAACGAGGAAGGCGTGCTTGTGAGCATGGAACTTGAAAATCCCAAGGCAATAGCGAGGCTTATGGGTGTGGATCTGATTCCGGGCACGAGATTTAGGGTAATAAAGATAGGAAGGGACCTGCTCGTCCTAGATGTCAGCGGAAGGCTTGTTATGGTAGACGGCAGGGTTGCAGGAAAGCTCAGGGGGATGAAAGCATATGAAGAAGGTTCTCCTGGTCGGCCAGCCTAA
- a CDS encoding ATPase domain-containing protein — MLVKLGGWIDRILPQGFPTNTSTLVSGPGGSGKPLVGYAFASGWLRNGGNVVFFLTSTTLEYLKNTMKLLGTNLNDYYGRVFFVELDPMIDAIEPVGDTHIRANFIKPDVWDEALSLANIYLSNSPSELGTMVVGAALNLLFFSPTYGRAIHEKIKGALSVDKTKTYFLIVNTDVFRGMVEELEKSADSLMFSRMERPMRLFLRVERVKGAPFERKETEVPLSKGILEEIRKEAERGKKNLIPAIKRL, encoded by the coding sequence ATGCTGGTAAAGCTGGGTGGGTGGATTGACAGGATACTCCCACAGGGGTTCCCGACGAACACCTCAACCCTCGTCAGCGGGCCGGGAGGTTCTGGAAAGCCCCTTGTGGGCTACGCCTTCGCATCGGGCTGGCTGAGGAACGGCGGGAACGTCGTCTTCTTTCTGACGAGCACGACTCTGGAGTACCTGAAGAACACGATGAAGCTCTTGGGAACGAACCTCAACGACTACTACGGCAGGGTTTTCTTCGTGGAGCTTGATCCCATGATAGATGCCATCGAACCGGTTGGTGACACCCACATACGGGCTAACTTCATCAAGCCCGATGTGTGGGACGAGGCACTTTCACTGGCGAACATCTATTTAAGCAACTCCCCAAGCGAGCTCGGAACGATGGTGGTTGGTGCAGCTTTGAACCTGCTCTTCTTCTCGCCGACATACGGCAGGGCAATCCACGAGAAAATCAAAGGCGCCCTGAGCGTTGACAAGACGAAGACCTACTTCCTCATTGTTAACACCGACGTTTTCAGGGGGATGGTCGAGGAGCTTGAAAAGTCAGCGGACAGCCTGATGTTCAGCAGGATGGAGAGGCCGATGAGGCTCTTCCTCAGGGTTGAGCGGGTCAAGGGGGCGCCTTTTGAGAGGAAGGAAACCGAGGTTCCGCTCTCAAAGGGGATCCTTGAGGAGATAAGGAAGGAAGCGGAGAGGGGCAAGAAAAACCTGATTCCGGCCATAAAAAGGCTGTGA
- a CDS encoding regulator of amino acid metabolism, contains ACT domain protein translates to MILIDEYFRQYPARRKVAEFLLRNGVSVRNGSMSFHGVELPISEVARATGVNRKAVYVTMETIETSNALRLLFERIEPELKVESIAPAMNWEVLQVEVEKNPTEVLHHILRIILDEGNEVISVDLRNPPGEKTHLSITLERPLKGETLRRLKDILGIRRLLLRTPEKDKTKLVCTFCEVVYCPRRGGSNVED, encoded by the coding sequence ATGATTCTCATTGATGAGTACTTCAGACAGTACCCCGCGAGGAGGAAGGTGGCTGAGTTCCTGCTAAGGAACGGCGTAAGCGTTAGGAACGGCTCCATGAGTTTCCACGGGGTAGAACTGCCGATAAGTGAGGTCGCAAGGGCCACAGGGGTAAACAGAAAAGCCGTGTACGTAACCATGGAAACCATAGAAACTTCCAACGCCCTCCGGCTGCTCTTCGAGAGAATCGAACCAGAACTAAAGGTTGAGAGCATAGCACCCGCTATGAACTGGGAGGTTCTCCAAGTTGAGGTTGAAAAGAATCCCACAGAGGTGCTTCACCACATTCTACGGATCATACTGGATGAAGGCAACGAGGTCATCTCGGTTGACCTGAGAAACCCGCCGGGGGAGAAAACGCACCTTTCAATCACCCTAGAGAGGCCCCTTAAAGGTGAAACCCTTAGAAGGCTCAAAGATATTCTGGGGATAAGGAGACTCCTCCTAAGAACCCCTGAAAAAGACAAAACCAAACTCGTCTGCACGTTTTGCGAGGTTGTGTATTGCCCAAGGAGGGGTGGTAGTAATGTGGAGGATTAG
- the hisC gene encoding histidinol-phosphate transaminase has protein sequence MWRIRSSIRRLPRAEAPPEVSARICLDKNESPFDLPHGLKKELFEKLSKIPLNRYPPGYPTELEGKIAGYLNLSPENVIVANGSDELIGLILKVFEGDHIVISSPTFGMYDFFAALEGIKVIDVPLGEGFELGDVERFADGARAIFICSPNNPTGNTHPKKRIIEVLETGAPVILDEAYAEFAKESNIDLVKDYDNLIILRTFSKAFGLAGARLGYAVASEETMDYLRRVLPPFSVNSLSLKAGEFMFEHLDYVGHVIRYIIEERERLYREFKDYTYPSEANFLLMKLDAHDFLLKRGIVVKKLGGRLKGHIRVTVGRKEENDELISALREFINLTAG, from the coding sequence ATGTGGAGGATTAGGAGTTCGATACGCCGGCTCCCGAGGGCCGAAGCCCCGCCCGAGGTTTCGGCGAGGATTTGCCTTGACAAGAACGAGAGCCCCTTCGACCTCCCCCATGGACTGAAAAAGGAGCTTTTTGAAAAACTCTCAAAAATCCCCCTCAATCGCTACCCTCCGGGTTACCCAACGGAACTGGAGGGAAAAATCGCAGGGTACCTAAACCTTTCCCCTGAAAACGTCATCGTCGCCAACGGAAGCGATGAACTGATAGGTCTAATTCTAAAGGTCTTTGAAGGAGACCATATAGTGATAAGCTCCCCAACCTTCGGTATGTACGATTTCTTCGCGGCGCTGGAGGGGATTAAGGTAATCGATGTCCCCCTCGGTGAGGGCTTTGAACTCGGTGATGTTGAGAGGTTCGCCGATGGGGCGAGGGCAATCTTCATCTGCTCCCCCAACAACCCGACCGGAAACACCCACCCAAAAAAGAGAATAATCGAAGTCCTCGAAACCGGTGCGCCAGTGATCCTCGACGAGGCCTATGCCGAATTCGCGAAGGAGAGCAACATCGACCTCGTGAAAGATTATGACAACCTCATAATACTCAGAACGTTCTCCAAGGCCTTCGGCCTAGCGGGAGCTAGGCTCGGCTACGCCGTCGCGAGCGAAGAAACCATGGATTACCTGAGGCGTGTTCTCCCGCCCTTCAGCGTTAACTCCCTCTCCCTCAAGGCGGGGGAGTTCATGTTCGAGCACCTAGATTACGTGGGGCACGTCATTAGGTACATAATCGAGGAGAGGGAGAGGCTCTACCGCGAGTTCAAAGATTACACGTACCCGAGCGAGGCAAACTTCCTCCTCATGAAACTCGATGCCCATGACTTTCTGCTGAAGAGGGGCATAGTGGTGAAGAAGCTGGGCGGAAGGCTCAAGGGTCATATCCGGGTGACCGTTGGGAGGAAAGAGGAAAACGACGAGCTCATAAGTGCTTTAAGGGAGTTCATCAACCTCACAGCGGGGTAG
- a CDS encoding MBL fold metallo-hydrolase, producing MRLTILNDNIPSKGLLNDWGWSVLVEERHRFLFDADTRGDVLAHNSKALGISLKNLDFAVLSHWHGDHYGGFPLIGRLNPGLRLYAPSGGRIEGLSVFEVREAGEISDGIWTSGALDGFEQAVGIEAPSGLVIIVGCSHPGVDRLTEAILRVSSYKKAHLVIGGFHYPSRKTLDRLAEMAEFIAPAHCSGDEAKAYMKRRYPEKFVEVRTGTVLEVEGVPAG from the coding sequence ATGAGGCTAACAATCCTCAACGACAACATCCCTTCAAAGGGTCTCCTCAATGACTGGGGTTGGAGCGTTCTCGTTGAAGAACGACACCGCTTCCTCTTCGACGCCGATACGAGGGGCGATGTTCTGGCCCACAACTCAAAGGCCCTTGGCATTTCGCTCAAAAACCTTGACTTCGCGGTTCTGAGCCACTGGCACGGCGACCACTACGGCGGGTTCCCTTTGATTGGTCGGCTTAACCCGGGGCTGAGGCTCTATGCTCCGTCCGGTGGGAGAATTGAGGGGCTGAGCGTTTTTGAGGTTCGGGAAGCTGGGGAGATATCAGACGGAATCTGGACTTCCGGAGCTCTGGATGGCTTTGAGCAGGCGGTAGGGATAGAGGCTCCCTCAGGATTGGTAATCATCGTCGGCTGCTCCCATCCGGGCGTGGACAGACTTACTGAGGCCATACTCAGAGTTTCGAGCTACAAAAAAGCCCACCTCGTCATCGGCGGCTTTCATTACCCCTCACGGAAAACCCTTGACAGACTTGCCGAAATGGCCGAGTTCATAGCACCCGCCCACTGCTCCGGCGATGAGGCAAAGGCCTACATGAAGAGAAGGTATCCTGAGAAGTTCGTGGAGGTAAGGACCGGAACCGTTCTGGAAGTTGAAGGAGTACCAGCCGGCTAA
- a CDS encoding DUF2250 domain-containing protein, producing the protein MQRARLLPVHLYVLAHLKKAGVDYAKMMAKMSELPLSTIEDAIKDLMEAGLVERDSGSAVKRSKARFKKAFEVHKHHTYYKLSREGELFIRQIDENWLKDYFNSLFPGGWKVMKALAGAKGFDELPKGIKSDSIREELLLHRFITPSGRKVMFFKLLVEFLGVG; encoded by the coding sequence ATGCAGCGCGCGCGACTCCTCCCGGTTCACCTCTACGTCTTGGCTCACCTCAAAAAGGCCGGCGTCGACTACGCCAAGATGATGGCCAAGATGAGCGAGCTGCCGCTTTCCACGATTGAAGATGCGATAAAAGACCTCATGGAAGCTGGACTGGTAGAGCGGGACTCTGGGAGTGCAGTAAAGAGGAGCAAGGCCCGGTTCAAGAAGGCCTTCGAGGTTCACAAGCACCACACCTATTACAAGCTTTCACGTGAGGGGGAGCTTTTCATAAGGCAAATCGATGAAAACTGGTTAAAGGACTACTTCAACTCGCTTTTTCCGGGCGGATGGAAGGTCATGAAGGCTCTGGCGGGGGCTAAAGGCTTTGACGAGCTTCCAAAGGGAATCAAGAGTGACAGTATCAGGGAAGAACTCCTCCTCCACAGATTCATAACCCCAAGTGGGCGAAAAGTGATGTTCTTTAAGTTGCTGGTTGAGTTCCTTGGTGTCGGGTGA
- a CDS encoding CGGC domain-containing protein, with translation MPEMVKIGIIICDRYRTCAGGKCFRALREREGAFSIYKGQDVEVVGYTTCGGCPGGNIEYAPAEMKKNGAEVIHLATGFLVGYPPCPWIDYFKKFIEEKYGLKVVLGTHPIPQKYYVTHKALGTWDSPEWEERLKYVLCDEETRRKYD, from the coding sequence ATGCCGGAAATGGTGAAGATAGGGATAATTATATGTGACCGCTACCGGACGTGCGCCGGCGGCAAGTGCTTTAGAGCTCTAAGGGAGCGCGAGGGGGCGTTCAGCATATACAAGGGTCAGGACGTCGAAGTCGTGGGCTACACCACCTGTGGCGGCTGTCCCGGCGGCAACATAGAGTACGCCCCGGCGGAGATGAAGAAGAACGGCGCCGAGGTCATTCACCTGGCGACGGGCTTTCTCGTGGGCTACCCGCCCTGCCCGTGGATAGACTACTTCAAGAAGTTCATCGAGGAGAAGTACGGCCTTAAGGTCGTTCTCGGGACCCATCCGATCCCCCAGAAGTATTACGTAACGCACAAAGCCCTCGGGACGTGGGACTCGCCCGAATGGGAGGAGCGCCTGAAGTACGTCCTCTGCGATGAGGAGACCCGTAGGAAGTACGATTGA